In a genomic window of Leisingera caerulea DSM 24564:
- a CDS encoding nitrile hydratase accessory protein produces the protein MRGCPEVAAPEPVFAEPWHAQVFALTVHLNEAGRFSWGEWVERFSATLKRHGLSRELDGGEDYFRAWLETLEVFLAEDGAASRAEAEVMRSRWEEAYLSTPHGAPVHLRG, from the coding sequence ATGAGGGGATGTCCTGAGGTTGCAGCGCCGGAGCCGGTTTTTGCAGAACCCTGGCACGCGCAGGTCTTTGCGCTGACGGTGCATTTGAATGAGGCCGGGCGGTTCAGCTGGGGGGAGTGGGTGGAGCGGTTTTCCGCGACGCTCAAGCGCCATGGACTGAGCCGGGAGCTGGATGGCGGCGAGGATTACTTCCGCGCCTGGCTGGAGACGCTGGAGGTGTTTTTGGCCGAGGACGGCGCGGCCTCGCGTGCGGAGGCCGAGGTGATGCGCAGCCGCTGGGAGGAGGCGTATCTGAGTACGCCGCATGGCGCGCCGGTGCATCTGCGCGGCTGA
- the nthB gene encoding nitrile hydratase subunit beta — protein sequence MTRVHDMGGRFGDGPVVPEAEDAPVFAEDWHARALAVTLACGALGQWNIDTSRHAREQLSPKDYTRFSYYEKWIAALADLLVEKGVLTREDLQGKGAAGLHALAERALKAENVASVLAKGGPADRAGGPKPRFTPGQAVRARIPADSALVNGGHTRLPQYAAGAQGYILRLHGTHVFPDSSAHGLGEAPEPLYAVRFHASALWAHAEHPEDEVVLDLWQSYLEPL from the coding sequence ATGACCCGGGTGCATGACATGGGCGGGCGATTCGGCGACGGCCCGGTGGTGCCCGAGGCGGAGGACGCACCGGTCTTTGCCGAGGACTGGCACGCCCGCGCCTTGGCGGTGACGCTGGCCTGCGGCGCGCTGGGGCAGTGGAACATCGACACCTCACGGCACGCCCGCGAACAGCTCTCGCCCAAGGACTACACGCGGTTTTCCTACTATGAGAAATGGATTGCGGCGCTGGCGGATCTCTTGGTGGAGAAGGGCGTGCTGACGCGCGAAGACCTGCAGGGCAAGGGCGCTGCCGGGCTGCATGCGCTGGCGGAGCGGGCCTTGAAGGCGGAGAATGTTGCCAGCGTGCTGGCCAAGGGCGGCCCGGCGGACCGCGCAGGCGGGCCGAAGCCGCGGTTCACGCCGGGGCAGGCGGTACGGGCGCGAATCCCCGCCGACAGCGCGCTGGTGAATGGCGGGCATACAAGGCTGCCGCAGTATGCCGCCGGGGCGCAGGGCTATATCCTGAGGCTGCACGGCACTCATGTGTTCCCCGACAGCAGCGCCCATGGGCTGGGCGAGGCGCCGGAGCCGCTTTATGCGGTGCGGTTTCATGCCAGCGCCTTGTGGGCGCATGCCGAACATCCGGAGGACGAGGTGGTGCTGGACCTGTGGCAGAGCTATCTGGAGCCGCTATGA
- the nthA gene encoding nitrile hydratase subunit alpha, which yields MPHDHHDHPHALLPPDPALRVKALETILVQKGLIDPAALEEIIDTYQNRIGPQNGARVVAKAWSDPEFKAALLADADPVLAELGYYGRQGEHMVVAENTAAQHNMVVCTLCSCYPWPLLGIPPGWYKSDSYRARAVREPRKVLAEFGVALPEETAVRVWDSTAEVRYLVLPMRPEGTEGMSEENLAALVTRDSMIGTGLARQPGEAPA from the coding sequence ATGCCCCATGATCATCACGACCACCCGCACGCCCTTCTGCCGCCGGACCCTGCTTTGCGGGTCAAGGCGCTGGAAACGATTCTTGTACAGAAAGGCCTGATCGACCCCGCCGCGCTGGAGGAGATCATCGACACCTACCAGAACCGGATCGGCCCGCAGAACGGCGCCCGGGTGGTGGCCAAGGCCTGGAGCGATCCGGAGTTCAAGGCGGCGCTCTTGGCGGATGCCGATCCGGTGCTGGCGGAGCTGGGCTATTACGGCCGCCAGGGCGAGCATATGGTGGTGGCGGAGAACACCGCCGCACAGCACAATATGGTCGTGTGCACCCTCTGCAGCTGCTACCCGTGGCCATTGCTGGGCATTCCGCCGGGCTGGTACAAATCCGACTCCTACCGCGCCCGCGCGGTGCGCGAGCCGCGCAAGGTGCTGGCGGAGTTTGGTGTGGCCTTGCCGGAAGAGACCGCTGTGCGGGTCTGGGATTCGACGGCGGAGGTCCGCTATCTGGTGCTGCCGATGCGCCCTGAGGGCACAGAGGGGATGAGCGAGGAGAACCTGGCGGCGCTGGTCACCCGCGACAGCATGATCGGCACCGGCCTGGCGCGGCAGCCGGGGGAGGCGCCGGCATGA
- the secG gene encoding preprotein translocase subunit SecG, which yields MENVVLIIHLLLALGLIAVVLLQRSEGGGLGMGGGGGGAISGRAAATALGKVTWLLAIAFICTSITLTIMAAQKSAGSSVTDRLAAPQTEDGGAPAVPAPLGSDLLPPSEGDNAPLVPSAD from the coding sequence ATGGAAAACGTTGTTCTCATCATCCATCTTCTTCTGGCTCTCGGCCTCATTGCCGTGGTGCTGCTGCAGCGCTCCGAAGGCGGCGGTCTGGGCATGGGCGGCGGCGGCGGCGGCGCCATCTCGGGCCGTGCGGCGGCCACCGCGCTCGGCAAGGTGACCTGGCTGCTGGCGATTGCCTTCATCTGCACCTCGATCACCCTGACCATCATGGCAGCGCAGAAATCCGCGGGTTCCTCGGTCACCGACCGGCTGGCAGCTCCGCAAACCGAAGACGGCGGCGCCCCGGCGGTGCCGGCACCGCTGGGCAGCGACCTGCTGCCGCCCAGCGAAGGCGACAACGCGCCGCTGGTTCCCAGCGCCGACTAA